A single genomic interval of Astyanax mexicanus isolate ESR-SI-001 chromosome 4, AstMex3_surface, whole genome shotgun sequence harbors:
- the LOC111189992 gene encoding zinc finger protein 271-like, with amino-acid sequence MEPSPDMEKHQHSVKSFTKQSDLKKHQRIHTGEKPYQCSDCGKSFTKQSHLKNHQRIHTGEKPYHCSDCGKSFTEQSNLKIHQRIHTGEKPYHCSDCGKSFNQQSNLKLHQRIHTGEKPYHCSDCGKSFTQQSNLKLHQRIHTGEKPYHCSDCGKSFTEQSNLKQHQRIHTGEKPYHCSDCGNSFTEQSNLKLHQRIHTGEKPYYCFDCGKSFTEQSKLKNHQRIHTGEKPYHCSDCGKSFTKQSNLKLHQRIHTGEKPYYCFDCGKSFTEQSKLKNHQRIHTGEKPYHCSDCGKSFTKQSNLKLHQRIHTGEKPYNCFDCGKSFTEHSKLKNHQRIHTGEKPYHCSDCGKSFTQQSNLKIHQRIHTGEKPYHCSDCGKSFTQQSNLKIHQRIHTGVKPYHCSDCGKSFTQQSNLKIHQRIHTGEKPYHCSDCGKSFTLQSELILHQCIHKR; translated from the coding sequence atggagccaagtcccgacatggagaaacatcagcactctgtcaagagttttactaaacagagtgatctcaaaaaacaccagcgcattcacacaggagagaaaccgtatcagtgctcagactgtgggaagagttttactaaacagagtcatctcaaaaatcaccagcgcattcacacaggagagaaaccgtatcactgctcagactgtgggaagagttttactgaacagagtaatctcaaaatacaccagcgcattcacacaggagagaaaccgtatcactgctcagactgtgggaagagctttaatcaacagagtaatctcaaactgcaccagcgcattcacacaggagagaaaccgtatcactgttcagactgtgggaagagttttactcaacagagtaatctcaaactgcatcagcgcattcacacaggagagaaaccgtatcactgctccgattgtgggaagagttttactgaacagagtaatctcaaacagcatcagcgcattcacacaggagagaaaccctatcactgctccgattgtgggaacagttttactgaacagagtaatctcaaactgcatcagcgcattcacacaggagagaaaccgtattactgtttcgactgtgggaagagttttactgaacagagtaaactcaaaaatcaccagcgcattcacacaggagagaaaccgtatcactgttcagactgtggaaagagttttactaaacagagtaatctcaaactgcatcagcgcattcacacaggagagaaaccgtattattgtttcgactgtgggaagagttttactgaacagagtaaactcaaaaatcaccagcgcattcacacaggagagaaaccgtatcactgttcagactgtggaaagagttttactaaacagagtaatctcaaactgcatcagcgcattcacacaggagagaaaccgtataactgtttcgactgtgggaagagttttactgaacatagtaaactcaaaaatcaccagcgcattcacacaggagagaaaccgtatcactgctcagactgtgggaagagttttactcaacagagtaatctcaaaatacaccagcgcattcacacaggagagaaaccgtatcactgttcagactgtgggaagagttttactcaacagagtaatctcaaaatacaccagcgcattcacacaggagtgaaaccgtatcactgttcagactgtgggaagagttttactcaacagagtaatctcaaaatacaccagcgaattcacacaggagagaaaccgtatcactgctcagactgtgggaagagttttactttacagagtgaacttatattacatcagtgcattcacaaaagatag